The Coccidioides posadasii str. Silveira chromosome 5, complete sequence genome has a segment encoding these proteins:
- the AIM9_9 gene encoding Phosphotransferase enzyme (EggNog:ENOG410PIY2~COG:S), whose product MQTLRKLQVSNIRPSRLFLQSYQSPPMGSRLLSFLERFRPNVSPRENENEEFFRYTTGRWLWQEKEQMLQRYRKFDVNELKVLAARTLGLTNKCIKMSKIGEGNYNKVFRLQMEDGTTVIARIPHPNAGPATYTTASEVATMEFARSVLGIPVPKVLTWCATSENPVGSEYILMEEAKGRQLTEVWGDMELEDKKIIIEDIVALEQKLLSVSFSLLGSLYFAEDSFPGCEAAEVSSDVPTDLKDDVRRRFVIGPTALREFWENERSQLSTDRGPWKSARDYVEAIAHREIAYISQYSSSAATSVPGYLKQSKAQLSPEEHIKLLNRYLAAISYLIPSDPDLVRPVLWHPDIHDGNIFVHQGKISSVIDWQSIWAGPLILQARTPRLIDYHGEIKLKLPENFKELDKDERSRVRDQVSRSIQVYLYEQKTAKDNPLLNKAIRQPFGKSLGQLVDFAANSWDDDILRIRECLIKLEKDWPILGSEHPCPYHFSPEELHQTLGGWRRVQRDTRFLGSG is encoded by the exons ATGCAAACTCTGCGAAAACTGCAAGTTTCCAATATCCGGCCATCTCGTCTCTTCCTGCAGTCTTATCAGAGCCCTCCAATGGGGTCCAGGCTTCTGAGCTTTTTGGAAAGATTTCGTCCCAACGTATCTCCAAGAGAAAACGAGAACGAGGAGTTTTTCCGGTATACGACCGGACGATGGCTCTGGCAAGAGAAGGAGCAAATGCTTCAGCGATATCGAAAGTTCGATGTCAACGAACTGAAAGTTCTGGCAGCACGGACACTGGGCTTAACTAATAAATGCATTAAAATGTCCAAAATCGGGGAAGGGAACTACAATAAGGTTTTTCGTCTCCAGATGGAAGATGGGACGACGGTAATCGCCAGAATACCTCACCCGAACGCTGGCCCAGCAACATACACTACGGCATCCGAGGTGGCAACTATGGAGTTT GCACGATCTGTCCTAGGGATTCCCGTACCCAAGGTCTTGACCTGGTGCGCGACATCTGAAAACCCTGTGGGCTCCGAATATATTCTTATGGAGGAGGCAAAAGGCAGACAGCTTACCGAGGTTTGGGGTGATATGGAATTGGAGGACAAGAAAATCATCATAGAAGATATCGTGGCCCTGGAGCAAAAACTGCTTTCGGTTTCGTTCAGTTT GCTTGGTTCGCTCTATTTTGCAGAAGACTCCTTCCCCGGATGCGAAGCTGCGGAGGTGTCGAGTGACGTCCCGACCGACCTTAAAGACGACGTGAGGCGAAGATTTGTGATTGGACCTACTGCATTGAGAGAATTCTGGGAGAATGAGAGATCGCAGCTGTCGACAGACCGTGGCCCTT GGAAGTCCGCAAGGGACTATGTGGAAGCTATTGCCCACCGAGAAATAGCGTATATCAGCCAATATTCATCCTCCGCCGCAACCTCAGTACCTGGCTATTTGAAACAATCAAAAGCTCAACTGTCGCCTGAAGAGCATATCAAACTGCTCAATAGGTATCTCGCTGCAATCTCCTATCTCATCCCAAGCGATCCAGACCTAGTCCGTCCGGTGCTCTGGCATCCCGATATTCACGATGGCAATATTTTTGTCCATCAAGGCAAAATATCCAGTGTGATCGACTGGCAATCTATCTGGGCAGGGCCTTTAATCTTGCAAGCCCGTACCCCCCGACTAATTGATTACCACGGGGAAATAAAGTTAAAGCTTCCGGAAAATTTCAAGGAGCTAGACAAAGATGAGAGATCGCGGGTGAGAGACCAAGTCTCTAGGTCTATCCAAGTGTATCTTTATGAACAGAAGACGGCCAAAGACAACCCACTGCTCAATAAAGCAATCAGACAACCATTTGGAAAGTCATTGGGCCAACTTGTCGATTTTGCTGCTAACTCTTGGGACGACGATATCCTTCGCATTCGTGAATGTCTCATAAAACTCGAAAA GGACTGGCCAATACTTGGTTCGGAACACCCATGCCCATATCACTTTTCACCGGAAGAGCTTCACCAAACATTGGGTGGATGGAGAAGGGTTCAACGAGACACAAGATTTCTGGGATCAGGTTGA